Part of the Pirellulales bacterium genome is shown below.
GCCCTGGTGGTCGAAGGGGGAGTCGTCACGGGACTGATCTTTTTGTTTCCCTAAATAAAATCCGCTAGCAAATGCCTCTCTGGTGGTGTACGGCCTGATCAGGCATTTGCCAGCGGAATCCCGGCAAGAACGCTAGCCTTCCCAATGGGCGGCGACCGGTACGCTGCCCGCGATCGCCATGGCGGGCGCTTCGGCAATTTGGGGACGATCTTCCTCGGGAGCCGATGGAACAAATTCCCCGTCAATCCATTGGATCAACTTCGATATACACAGTTGGTTGACGCTGGTTTTAAGTTCCATCGCTTCCACATTGAGGGCTTCGTGCAGGCTCTTGGGCATGCGCACGGTAATCACGCGGATTGGTTCGGCCTTGGATTTATTTTTGGTCTTTTCGCGGATCGTGGTCAAAAGTTTTTGAATTTCGGCGTATTCCTCGGTCGCTTCAAATTCGGCCAGGGCGGCTTGGTCGGGGTACAACCTGCGGACGATGCCGTCCACGCCCAGCACTTCCCGGTAAAAGGTGACCCAATCGATTTTTTCAGAGGAATTAAAGAGATGGTTGGCAAACCTGAGGGCTTCTTGCGACTTGTGCATGCGAGATTCTCCTACTGACAAGAGTGAACAGTGAATCCGTTCCCGGTCCGGCGACCGCGGTCACGCCCCAATCTTTAATCAAAGTCAAGCGATTTCCCGAACTGGTTATGCTGCTAGCAGTTACGACCGGCCAAAGTGATTGCACAGAAAATGTGCAACGTCCGTGAATCGCTGGGGAGCACTTGCTTGCATAAAAACTATGCAGGCAAATTTGTCCTATTTGCAAAACTGTCCACCGCATTCAATGCTAGCGGTTGTTAAGTCAGGCAAGCTAGCGGAACGAGGTAGAGAAAATTTAGCAATTTCAGTTAGTGCTCAATCAGAGCGGAACTGAGGTTGCAAATAGGCCCGGAGCGACGACTTGTGCCAGCAAAAAGTGGGCTATTGAGATCGTGGGTTGTATATGCAAGTATTGGTTTGAGCGGGGTTTCTTTGCTTTTTCGTTGCGTTCAAATAGAACGGGGGGCCGCACGCTGCGGTCCCCCCTGTTGCGTTTTGAAATACACAAAGTTGCCCGTGAAAAAATAATCGGACTGCTACTCCGTCAACGCATAGTTTTTGGATTAGCCGCAGGGCGCTAGCCCACGGTTGGATCGGCAAAAAACCGAGGGCTAGCACCCAACGGCTGATCTGCCCAATCCGAATCTATTGCATTGAAAATACACTAGGCCAATTCCCCCCGAAGTTTATCCAAGAGTTTTTTGGTGGCCAAGATACCGTCCGCCTCGCTCAGACGACCCCCTTCGTACTCGATGCCAATGTATCCTTTGTAACCGGCATCCAGGACGATTTTGAGCATCTTGCGGTAATCGATGGTGGTTTCGTCACCAGCTTCGTTAAAGTCATAGCTTTTGGCGCTGACCCCTTTGGCAAAGGGCATCAGTTCCGCTGTTCCTTTGTAACGATCGTATTCTTCCTTGTCGCTGACGCGGAAATTCCCAAAGTCCGGCAGCGTGCCGCACAGCGGTTTGTTGACCAGTTTCATCACTCCCGCCAGCCAAGCCCCGTTGGACGATAAGCCCCCATGGTTTTCGACGATGACGGCGATGTTGGCCTTTTCACCATACTCCGTCAGGCGTGACAGGCCGTCCGCCGCCAGCTTTTGCTGTTCCTCATACGACAACTTGCCATCCGACCCGGCGTTGACGCGAATGGAATGACAACCCAGGGCCTTGGCCGCGTCCACCCATTTGTGGTGGTTGGTGACCGCCTCGGTCCGCTTGGCCGAGTCGGGATCGCCCAATTGTCCTTCGCCGTCGCACATGATCAGCAGGCTTTTGACGCCATGATCGTCGGCCCGCCGCTTCAGATCGGCCAGATACTTTTCATCATGGGCCTTGTCCTTAAAGAACTGATTGACATGCTCGACCGCAGAAATGCCAAATTGTTCCTTGGCGGCTTTGGGAAAGTCTAGATGGTCGAGTTGTTTGCCAAAGATCGTCTTGTGCAGCGACCATTCGGCCAAGGAGATTTCAAAGGGGGCTTTGTCGGCGGCCAGCAATCGGCCCGCGGGCAACGTGGCCAGTCCGGTGACGGTCAATCCGGTAAGTTGCAAAAATGTACGACGAGAGGTAGGCATGTGCGGCATGAAACAGGTTCCCTAAAATTAAGAATAGCAATACGCGGCGTAAAACTATGTTAGCCGTCGCGATCGCCTCGATGTTCCCCAGTTGACCAGTATACGGGCCACCGCGGAGGGACACAATTGCGGGGGGGAGGTCAAGTAAATTATTTAAATTGAAAAATTAATAATGGGAAGCAGAGCATGGAAAAGAGTATTGCAGAAATTTGCATTTTAAATGGTGACGGCTCACTAGGCCTGCAGGTGACATGTTCGTTGGTTGCCTACGACGTAGCCAGCAGCGTCCCGCTGCCGAAACGCATGGCAAAACTTTATGCGGCACCTAGAAGGTGCCTGTTACGTGGCCCGCAGCGTCCCGCTGCCGAAACGCGTCCGAGCAAGCACGCCCAACAGATTGCGGGGGCTGAGGGAAGGAGTAGCATCGGTTAATGCAGCCTGACGGTATCACGCAGCGACCAGAGGCAATTTGAGCGGGTAAAAACGGTTGATTTTGGTTCAAGCCGCTCTTAATTTCCACTTGTGGCTACGCCGCTCTGGTTGACATCCAATCTGGGCCATCTGCGGTTATGCGGCGCAATGCCGTCTGATCGAGGCGAAGCAGCAGGAACAAAAAGCCCTAACAGCGGCCGAAGAGGAACGGAAGGCCAAGCTGGAAGCTGAGGCCGAGAAGGCGAAAGCCCTGAAGGCCGCGGAGGCGGAGAAGCTCGCCAAATTAGACGCCGAAGCCAAGCGGCAGGAGGCCGTCCGCAACCTGGCCTTCGCCAAAAACGGGTACGAGTTGCTCGGCTCGGTGTTCGCCGGGCTGGACCCGAAGCAAATTGCCGAGAGCGGGCGGCCGCTGCAGGACGTGTTACGGGAGAACCTGGTGACGGCGGTGAAGGAACTGGACGGTTCGGCCATCGGCGATTCCCTGGAAGTGGCCGCTATGCAGAACACTCTCGGACGGTCGCTGCTTGGGCTGGGGGAGGCGAAGCTGGCCGTTGAAGTGTTGGAGAAAGCCCGGAAAACGCGGAAGGCCAAGCTCGGCCCAGAACACCCCGACACCCTTTCTAGCATGAACAGCCTAGCGGTGTGCTACAGGACTGCTGGCCAGCTCGACAAGGCTCTGCCACTGCTTGAGGAAACTCTTAAGCTGAACAAGGCCAAATTCGGCCCCGAACACCCTGACACTCTCATCAGCATGGGCAACCTGGCGCTGGGATATAAGGACGCCGGACAGTGGGAAAAGGCCCTGCCACTCTTCGAGGAGACACTTACGCTGATGAAGGCCAAACTCGGCCCAGAACACCCTAAAACCCTCACCAGCATGAACAGCCTAGCAGCGGGCTACTATGCCGCCGGCCAGTGGGACAAGGCCCTCCCGCTCTTCGAAGAGACGCTCAAGCTAAAGAAGGCCAAACTCGGTCCCGAACACCCCGAAACCCTCTCCGGCATGAACAACCTGGCACTGGGCTACCAGGATGCCGGCCAGCTCGACAAGGCTCTGCCACTGCTTGAGGAAACGCTAAAGCTCCAGAAGTTCAGGCTCGGCACAGAACATCCCAACACCCTCTCCAGCATGAACAACCTGGCGGGCTGCTACCAAGACGCCGGACAGTGGGACAAGGCCCTGCCGCTCTTTGAAGAGACGCTCAAGATAATGAAAGCCAAGCTCGGCCCCGAACACCCCGACACTCTCTCTAGCATGATGAACTTGGCGCTGGGATACCATGCCGCCGGTCAGTGGGACAAGGCCTTGCCGCTGTACGAGGAGACGCTCAAGCTGATGAAGGCCAAGCTCGGCCCCGATCACCCCAACACTCTCTCTAGCATGGGCAATCTGGCGCTGTGCTACCAAGATGCCGGCCAGCTCGACAAGGCTCTGCCACTGCTTGAGGAAACGCTTAAGCTCCAGAAGTCCAGGCTCGGCCCCGAACACCCTGACACTCTCTCTAGCATGATGAACCTGGCGTTGGGATACCATGCTGCCGGTCAGTGGGACAAGGCCCTGCCACTGTACAAGGAGGCGCTCAAGTTGATGAAGGCCAAACTCGGCCCCAAACACCCCAACACCCTCATCAGCATAAATAACCTAGCGGTGGCCTACATGGACGCCGGTCAACAGGACATGGCTTTGACGCTGTTGTCGGAGACATCCGTCGGCAATCCGAAAGATACCTTCCTGACGCTCAAGCTGGCGACCTTGCAGGTCTGGTTTGGCAAAGACCAGCAATACACGGAGACCGTGGACCGGGCGTTGCGATTTGCCAAGGACACTCAGGACGCCAGCGCCGCCAAGCAAATGGCAATAATCAGTTCGCTGCGCCCCAGCGATGATCGGGATTCGCTGGCGGCTGCTCTGGCGTTGGCCAAGCAGGCGGTTGATCTTGGCAAGACCAGCGGCGACCTCCTGGACTACTACCAAATGGCTCTCGGTATGGCGCAATATCGCAGCGGTTTATTCGCAGAGGCAGAAGCCACGTTCTCCCCGCTGGCCGAGAAAGTCATGCAAAACATGCACATCGCCCCTACCGTCGGCTTCTACCGTGCCATGACGCTGTTCCGACTCGGTAAAGTGGACGACGCTAAGATATTGGCAACCCAAACCACGAAGGTGATGCGACCCCTACCCAGCGACGACCGCAACCCGTTGGCCAATGGTGCGAGCCACGACGACATCATCGTCTGGCTGGCGTATCGCGAGGCGAAGGCGTTGATCCAATTCGAGGCAGTCCCGCCGAAACAGCTACAGCCGCCGACAGGTGAGAAGTGACCCCGCCGAACCGCTGCTCATTGAGGCGGATCCGGTGCGTCTGGCCCAGGTGCTAGCCAATTTGCTGAATAACGCCGCCAAGTACACGGAAGAAGGGGGACAAATCTGGCTTTGTAGTCGGCGGGAAGGGGACGAAGTGGTGGTATCTGTCCGGGACACCGGGACGGGCATTCCGTCCGAAATGCTCCCCCGGGTGTTTGATTTGTTTACCCAGATTGACCGTACCCTGGGCCGCGCGCAGGGGGGGTTGGGGATAGGCCTGGCCTTGGTCAAAAAATTGGTGCACTTGCATGGAGGAGCAGTCGAGGCCAAAAGCGCCGGACCCGGCCAAGGGAGCGAATTTGTGGTCCGCCTGCCGCTTTTGCGAGCGGAGGGGGAAAATCATGTGGAGGAAACAAGAGTTCCGGACAACGCCGACGCCCTGTTTACGGGGCAACGCATTTTGGTCATTGACGATAACCACGACGCGGCCGACAGCCTGGCCATGTTGCTGCAGCAGTTAGGCGCGGAATCGCGCACGGCCTATGACGGCCCAACCGGCCTGAAAGCGATCCAAGAGTTCCACCCCGCGGCGGTATTTCTAGATTTGGG
Proteins encoded:
- a CDS encoding toxin-antitoxin system HicB family antitoxin, translated to MHKSQEALRFANHLFNSSEKIDWVTFYREVLGVDGIVRRLYPDQAALAEFEATEEYAEIQKLLTTIREKTKNKSKAEPIRVITVRMPKSLHEALNVEAMELKTSVNQLCISKLIQWIDGEFVPSAPEEDRPQIAEAPAMAIAGSVPVAAHWEG
- a CDS encoding sugar phosphate isomerase/epimerase family protein, which encodes MPHMPTSRRTFLQLTGLTVTGLATLPAGRLLAADKAPFEISLAEWSLHKTIFGKQLDHLDFPKAAKEQFGISAVEHVNQFFKDKAHDEKYLADLKRRADDHGVKSLLIMCDGEGQLGDPDSAKRTEAVTNHHKWVDAAKALGCHSIRVNAGSDGKLSYEEQQKLAADGLSRLTEYGEKANIAVIVENHGGLSSNGAWLAGVMKLVNKPLCGTLPDFGNFRVSDKEEYDRYKGTAELMPFAKGVSAKSYDFNEAGDETTIDYRKMLKIVLDAGYKGYIGIEYEGGRLSEADGILATKKLLDKLRGELA
- a CDS encoding tetratricopeptide repeat protein → MLGSVFAGLDPKQIAESGRPLQDVLRENLVTAVKELDGSAIGDSLEVAAMQNTLGRSLLGLGEAKLAVEVLEKARKTRKAKLGPEHPDTLSSMNSLAVCYRTAGQLDKALPLLEETLKLNKAKFGPEHPDTLISMGNLALGYKDAGQWEKALPLFEETLTLMKAKLGPEHPKTLTSMNSLAAGYYAAGQWDKALPLFEETLKLKKAKLGPEHPETLSGMNNLALGYQDAGQLDKALPLLEETLKLQKFRLGTEHPNTLSSMNNLAGCYQDAGQWDKALPLFEETLKIMKAKLGPEHPDTLSSMMNLALGYHAAGQWDKALPLYEETLKLMKAKLGPDHPNTLSSMGNLALCYQDAGQLDKALPLLEETLKLQKSRLGPEHPDTLSSMMNLALGYHAAGQWDKALPLYKEALKLMKAKLGPKHPNTLISINNLAVAYMDAGQQDMALTLLSETSVGNPKDTFLTLKLATLQVWFGKDQQYTETVDRALRFAKDTQDASAAKQMAIISSLRPSDDRDSLAAALALAKQAVDLGKTSGDLLDYYQMALGMAQYRSGLFAEAEATFSPLAEKVMQNMHIAPTVGFYRAMTLFRLGKVDDAKILATQTTKVMRPLPSDDRNPLANGASHDDIIVWLAYREAKALIQFEAVPPKQLQPPTGEK
- a CDS encoding ATP-binding protein — encoded protein: MRSDPAEPLLIEADPVRLAQVLANLLNNAAKYTEEGGQIWLCSRREGDEVVVSVRDTGTGIPSEMLPRVFDLFTQIDRTLGRAQGGLGIGLALVKKLVHLHGGAVEAKSAGPGQGSEFVVRLPLLRAEGENHVEETRVPDNADALFTGQRILVIDDNHDAADSLAMLLQQLGAESRTAYDGPTGLKAIQEFHPAAVFLDLGMPGMDGYAVAAEVRADLQNQDIMLIALTGWGQEEDKRRTQNAGFNAHLVKPPDPHVLRMILRKLPNTLER